Proteins co-encoded in one Colletes latitarsis isolate SP2378_abdomen chromosome 2, iyColLati1, whole genome shotgun sequence genomic window:
- the LOC143347244 gene encoding odorant receptor 22c-like: protein MVSDWTNSSNAKLNTDVMISKADLTNRCSYVIIGLYVLAVILYSSVCLEVFYESENDEIDSIQRELLIKMEFPFAIYKSPIYECVLFAQFMQLMCTASGIAMLDALIITMILHVGGQIEMMHQMLEKISVEEAKHGLSRSTIKQLYNRHQNIIIFTENIENLFSYIALMQLLCNTLSICCIGFLLVVTFNTDRNVKSIIRILFFYIVITLEAFIFCFAGEYLSNKSMSVNNAAYDSLWYILKPNDSRVILLIMVRSQKKLTISAGKFTELSLQGFASMLKASASYVSVLFAMY, encoded by the exons ATGGTTTCGGATTGGACTAATTCTTCCAACGCTAAACTTAATACAGACGTTATGATAAGTAAAGCTGATCTGACGAACCGTTGCTCGTACGTAATTATAGGCCTGTACGTTCTCGCAGTTATTTTGTACAGCAGCGTGTGTCTCGAAGTTTTTTACGAAAGCGAAAACGACGAGATCGACTCGATACAACGAGAATTGCTGATAAAAATGGAATTTCCCTTCGCGATTTATAAATCACCGATATACGAATGCGTACTGTTTGCACAGTTTATGCAACTAATGTGTACTGCTTCTGGCATTGCTATGTTGGATGCTTTAATAATTACAATG ATATTACACGTTGGAGGGCAAATAGAAATGATGCATCAGATGCTGGAAAAGATTTCTGTCGAAGAAGCAAAACATGGATTGTCTAGAAGCACCATAAAACAGTTGTACAATCGACATCAGAACATTATTATCTTCACCGAGAACATTGAAAATCTTTTCTCGTACATTGCTTTGATGCAATTACTGTGCAATACGCTCAGTATTTGTTGCATAGGCTTCTTATTGGTAGTT ACATTTAATACGGACCGAAACGTTAAATCGATTATAAGAATATTGTTCTTTTACATCGTCATAACATTGGAAGCATTTATTTTTTGCTTTGCTGGAGAATATCTCAGTAACAAG AGCATGTCGGTTAACAATGCTGCATACGATTCACTTTGGTACATTTTGAAACCTAACGATAGTCGCGTGATACTTCTTATTATGGTTCGATCGCAGAAGAAATTAACGATCTCTGCCGGGAAATTCACAGAGTTGTCTTTGCAAGGCTTCGCTAGT atgttgaaGGCTTCTGCGTCCTACGTCTCGGTACTATTTGCGATGTACTAA
- the Etf-qo gene encoding electron transfer flavoprotein-ubiquinone oxidoreductase isoform X3, whose protein sequence is MERYVDECDILIVGGGPAGLSAAIQARKLAEMHGKELRVTVVEKAATIGGHILSGACLDPIALNELLPNWKELDAPLKTPVTEDKFAFLTEKGRISIPILKGMPMYNHGNYVVRLGHVVNWLGQQAEAAGVELYPGYAAAEILYHEDGSVKGIATNDVGIAKDGSPKDTFERGMELHAKCTIFAEGCHGHLTKQISKKLDLRKDCEPQTYGIGLKEIWEIDPKKHRPGTVEHTVGWPLSKNTYGGSFLYHLNEDTPLVAIGFVIGLDYSNPYIHPFKEFQRFKQHPSIRPVLEGGKRVAYGARALVEGGLQSIPKLQFPGGCLVGCTAGFLNVPKVKGTHNAMKSGMLAAESAVEAIIDSENNPSPTKGIEPKTYTDKIKNSWIYKELKAVRNIRPSFHTSLGLYGGLIYSGFSMVIGGREPWTLSHGGPDYKKLKLASECTPIEYPKPDNEVSFDLLSSVALTGTNHEGDQPPHLTLADDTVPVRKNLEAFAGPEGRFCPAGVYEFVPLESGEGERLQINAQNCIHCKTCDIKDPSQNINWVVPEGGGGPAYNGM, encoded by the exons ATGGAAAGGTACGTGGACGAGTGCGATATACTAATTGTTGGTGGTGGTCCAGCTGGACTGTCTGCAGCTATTCAGGCACGTAAACTAGCAGAGATGCACGGAAAAGAACTTAGAGTTACAGTCGTTGAAAAGGCTGCCACTATCGGTGGTCATATTCTTAGTGGAGCTTGCTTGGATCCGATTGCTTTGAACGAACTACTACCAAACTGGAAAGAATTGGATGCACCCTTAAAGACTCCTGTCACCGAAGATAAATTCGCGTTTCTCACTGAAAAAGGCAGGATATCGATACCAATTTTGAAAGGAATGCCAATGTACAATCATGGAAACTACGTAGTCAG ATTGGGCCATGTCGTGAACTGGCTCGGACAACAAGCAGAAGCTGCAGGAGTGGAGTTGTATCCTGGATATGCTGCGGCAGAAATACTATATCATGAAGATGGATCTGTTAAAGGAATAGCCACGAATGATGTTGGCATTGCGAAAGACGGCTCTCCAAAGGATACCTTCGAACGAGGAATGGAACTGCACGCTAAATGTACAATTTTTGCCGAGGGTTGTCACGGTCATCTTACAAAACAAATTTCGAAGAAACTGGACCTCAGAAAAGACTGTGAGCCTCAGACTTATGGTATAGGATTAAAGGAG atctgggaaattgaTCCAAAGAAACACAGACCTGGTACTGTTGAACATACAGTAGGTTGGCCACTGTCGAAAAATACGTACGGCGGCTCCTTCTTATATCATCTTAACGAAGATACACCCCTTGTTGCCATAGGTTTTGTTATTGGGTTAGATTATTCTAATCCTTACATACATCcgtttaaagaatttcaaaGATTTAAACAACACCCAAGCATTAGACCAGTCCTTGAAGGAGGAAAAAG AGTAGCATATGGAGCAAGAGCTTTGGTAGAAGGTGGTTTACAATCTATCCCTAAACTTCAATTCCCTGGGGGTTGTCTCGTGGGTTGTACAGCAGGATTTTTAAATGTTCCTAAAGTTAAAGGAACGCATAACGCTATGAAAAGCGGTATGCTCGCAGCAGAAAGTGCCGTTGAGGCCATAATTGACTCGGAAAATAATCCATCGCCTACCAAAGGCATAGAACCAAAAACTTATaccgacaaaataaaaaacagttGGATTTATAAGGAATTGAAAGCTGTTAGAAACATAAGGCCCAGCTTCCATACGAGTCTCGGTCTTTACGGGGGTTTGATATATTCTGGATTTTCGATGGTAATCGGAGGTCGAGAGCCATGGACTTTATCTCACGGCG GCCCGGACTACAAAAAACTGAAACTGGCATCCGAGTGTACACCGATCGAATATCCTAAACCAGATAATGAAGTGTCTTTTGATTTGTTATCGTCAGTGGCTCTTACAGGTACAAATCACGAAGGCGATCAGCCACCCCACCTCACCTTGGCTGACGATACTGTCCCGGTAAGAAAAAATTTAGAGGCGTTCGCTGGTCCAGAAGGTCGATTTTGCCCTGCTG GTGTATATGAGTTTGTACCACTAGAGTCCGGGGAGGGGGAGAGACTGCAAATTAATGCACAAAATTGCATTCATTGTAAAACGTGTGATATTAAAGATCCGAGTCAAAATATCAACTGGGTTGTACCAGAAGGCGGTGGTGGTCCCGCGTATAATGGAATGTAA
- the LOC143348144 gene encoding odorant receptor 13a-like has translation MALKSIINRPLELSLHLFGIWPSSSCPILKEVIWTTMTLICLVFQYWYCVAHVKSSDLIDILDGLSLTFSNTLVFLKLTVIWFNKRTFCDILEIMFEDWSRNYASNGENRQIMINTAILSSRIALAPFGEDEDELTTETRKLFVKMEFPFDATVSPLYTIILIVQFSFQAVLVLAAVMSIALIATLILHIGSQIEIFCKRVTRDSGYPGKEESQNVIIKDVICEHQRIIRLSENIEKMFRYISLGQFLSNIVVIGFISFVLASSKMDQGPIIIAKCFPYYIAVNCEAFILCYTGEYLSSKGENITEVIYNILWYEFKPRESRIILLTILRSQKQLKLTAGKFVTLSLEAFANMLKASASYVSVMLAVY, from the exons ATGGCGTTAAAAAGTATAATAAATCGTCCACTCGAACTCAGCCTTCATCTGTTCGGTATCTGGCCGAGTTCTTCGTGCCCAATTTTAAAAGAAGTAATTTGGACAACAATGACGTTAATATGTTTAGTTTTTCAATATTGGTATTGCGTTGCTCACGTTAAATCGAGTGACTTGATCGACATACTAGACGGATTGAGTCTTACTTTTTCGAACACGCTCGTATTTTTAAAGCTGACTGTTATTTGGTTTAACAAACG AACGTTTTGTGACATTCTGGAGATTATGTTTGAAGACTGGAGTCGTAATTATGCCTCTAACGGTGAAAATAGACAGATTATGATAAATACGGCCATTTTATCTTCTC GAATTGCTTTAGCACCATTCGGCGAGGACGAAGATGAATTGACGACCGAAACGAGGAAATTATTTGTCAAAATGGAATTTCCTTTTGATGCCACAGTTTCTCCGCtttatacaattattttaaTCGTGCAGTTCTCGTTCCAAGCAGTTCTAGTTCTCGCAGCAGTCATGTCAATAGCATTGATTGCAACATTA ATATTGCATATTGGCAgtcaaatagaaatattttgcaaaagAGTGACGAGAGATTCTGGCTATCCTGGAAAAGAAGAATCACAAAACGTAATAATAAAAGATGTGATTTGTGAACATCAAAGGATCATAAGGTTGtccgaaaatattgaaaaaatgtttAGATACATATCGTTGGGGCAATTTCTATCAAATATAGTGGTAATTGGATTCATAAGCTTCGTTCTTGCA TCTTCGAAAATGGATCAAGGACCTATAATAATAGCCAAATGCTTTCCCTATTATATTGCTGTAAATTGTGAAGCATTTATTCTTTGTTACACGGGTGAATATCTTTCTTCAAAG GGTGAAAATATTACTGAAGTCATATATAATATTCTTTGGTACGAATTCAAGCCCAGAGAATCTCGTATTATATTGTTAACAATATTGCGATCTCAAAAACAATTAAAACTCACAGCTGGAAAATTTGTGACTCTTTCGTTGGAGGCCTTTGCTAAT ATGTTGAAAGCTTCTGCTTCGTATGTGTCGGTTATGCTTGCAGTATACTGA
- the Etf-qo gene encoding electron transfer flavoprotein-ubiquinone oxidoreductase isoform X1 has product MARAIFNPWNSLQRWQLILRRAYSQEKFQKITTHYTVVPRETDPRWKDVNMERYVDECDILIVGGGPAGLSAAIQARKLAEMHGKELRVTVVEKAATIGGHILSGACLDPIALNELLPNWKELDAPLKTPVTEDKFAFLTEKGRISIPILKGMPMYNHGNYVVRLGHVVNWLGQQAEAAGVELYPGYAAAEILYHEDGSVKGIATNDVGIAKDGSPKDTFERGMELHAKCTIFAEGCHGHLTKQISKKLDLRKDCEPQTYGIGLKEIWEIDPKKHRPGTVEHTVGWPLSKNTYGGSFLYHLNEDTPLVAIGFVIGLDYSNPYIHPFKEFQRFKQHPSIRPVLEGGKRVAYGARALVEGGLQSIPKLQFPGGCLVGCTAGFLNVPKVKGTHNAMKSGMLAAESAVEAIIDSENNPSPTKGIEPKTYTDKIKNSWIYKELKAVRNIRPSFHTSLGLYGGLIYSGFSMVIGGREPWTLSHGGPDYKKLKLASECTPIEYPKPDNEVSFDLLSSVALTGTNHEGDQPPHLTLADDTVPVRKNLEAFAGPEGRFCPAGVYEFVPLESGEGERLQINAQNCIHCKTCDIKDPSQNINWVVPEGGGGPAYNGM; this is encoded by the exons ATGGCTCGAGCGATATTTAATCCATGGAATAGTC TACAGAGGTGGCAATTGATTTTGCGAAGAGCCTATTctcaagaaaaatttcaaaaaatcaCGACACACTACACGGTTGTACCAAGAGAAACGGATCCAAGATGGAAAG ATGTGAACATGGAAAGGTACGTGGACGAGTGCGATATACTAATTGTTGGTGGTGGTCCAGCTGGACTGTCTGCAGCTATTCAGGCACGTAAACTAGCAGAGATGCACGGAAAAGAACTTAGAGTTACAGTCGTTGAAAAGGCTGCCACTATCGGTGGTCATATTCTTAGTGGAGCTTGCTTGGATCCGATTGCTTTGAACGAACTACTACCAAACTGGAAAGAATTGGATGCACCCTTAAAGACTCCTGTCACCGAAGATAAATTCGCGTTTCTCACTGAAAAAGGCAGGATATCGATACCAATTTTGAAAGGAATGCCAATGTACAATCATGGAAACTACGTAGTCAG ATTGGGCCATGTCGTGAACTGGCTCGGACAACAAGCAGAAGCTGCAGGAGTGGAGTTGTATCCTGGATATGCTGCGGCAGAAATACTATATCATGAAGATGGATCTGTTAAAGGAATAGCCACGAATGATGTTGGCATTGCGAAAGACGGCTCTCCAAAGGATACCTTCGAACGAGGAATGGAACTGCACGCTAAATGTACAATTTTTGCCGAGGGTTGTCACGGTCATCTTACAAAACAAATTTCGAAGAAACTGGACCTCAGAAAAGACTGTGAGCCTCAGACTTATGGTATAGGATTAAAGGAG atctgggaaattgaTCCAAAGAAACACAGACCTGGTACTGTTGAACATACAGTAGGTTGGCCACTGTCGAAAAATACGTACGGCGGCTCCTTCTTATATCATCTTAACGAAGATACACCCCTTGTTGCCATAGGTTTTGTTATTGGGTTAGATTATTCTAATCCTTACATACATCcgtttaaagaatttcaaaGATTTAAACAACACCCAAGCATTAGACCAGTCCTTGAAGGAGGAAAAAG AGTAGCATATGGAGCAAGAGCTTTGGTAGAAGGTGGTTTACAATCTATCCCTAAACTTCAATTCCCTGGGGGTTGTCTCGTGGGTTGTACAGCAGGATTTTTAAATGTTCCTAAAGTTAAAGGAACGCATAACGCTATGAAAAGCGGTATGCTCGCAGCAGAAAGTGCCGTTGAGGCCATAATTGACTCGGAAAATAATCCATCGCCTACCAAAGGCATAGAACCAAAAACTTATaccgacaaaataaaaaacagttGGATTTATAAGGAATTGAAAGCTGTTAGAAACATAAGGCCCAGCTTCCATACGAGTCTCGGTCTTTACGGGGGTTTGATATATTCTGGATTTTCGATGGTAATCGGAGGTCGAGAGCCATGGACTTTATCTCACGGCG GCCCGGACTACAAAAAACTGAAACTGGCATCCGAGTGTACACCGATCGAATATCCTAAACCAGATAATGAAGTGTCTTTTGATTTGTTATCGTCAGTGGCTCTTACAGGTACAAATCACGAAGGCGATCAGCCACCCCACCTCACCTTGGCTGACGATACTGTCCCGGTAAGAAAAAATTTAGAGGCGTTCGCTGGTCCAGAAGGTCGATTTTGCCCTGCTG GTGTATATGAGTTTGTACCACTAGAGTCCGGGGAGGGGGAGAGACTGCAAATTAATGCACAAAATTGCATTCATTGTAAAACGTGTGATATTAAAGATCCGAGTCAAAATATCAACTGGGTTGTACCAGAAGGCGGTGGTGGTCCCGCGTATAATGGAATGTAA
- the LOC143349731 gene encoding putative odorant receptor 92a, translating into MATITIISYPVKFGLLLIGVWPKSSQKILKRVLWTIALGISLSSQFWYCASYSQTESLPDLLDNLSVILSDLVTFIKLIVIWFNYRLFSDILTIVFEDWNNLTLTERNKHVMVDKAILASRISKFFLGVYSMTCILYAASTLLFPDDTGEELTSNEKKLLFKMKFPFETTSFPIYEIILITQFVLEYSIAVITSMLIALFAALVLHVGSQIDIICEEIMEFSNYYAEERPRAIKNLITKHQRIICLSENIKVVFTYVSLVQFLANILAMCFLGFILLYYIGTEEGPTIITRWFPYYVTVNCEAFVLCYTGEYLSSKSQNISKTVYSMLWYKLNTRESRIILLLLLRAQKKLTLTAGKFVELSLETFTNMIKASASYASILLAVY; encoded by the exons ATGGCGACGATAACTATAATTAGCTATCCTGTGAAATTTGGTCTACTTTTGATTGGTGTTTGGCCGAAATCTTctcaaaaaattttgaaacgcgTTCTTTGGACGATCGCGTTGGGAATCTCCTTGTCATCCCAATTTTGGTACTGTGCTTCTTATAGCCAAACAGAAAGCTTGCCTGACCTGTTGGATAATTTGAGCGTGATCTTATCGGATCTCGTTACATTCATTAAGCTGATCGTTATTTGGTTCAATTACCG ATTATTTTCCGACATCTTAACGATCGtattcgaagattggaataatctTACTCTAACCGAACGGAATAAACATGTCATGGTGGACAAagctattttggcctctcgcatttcaaaattttttttaggcGTTTATTCGATGACTTGCATTTTATATGCAGCATCCACCCTGTTATTTCCCGACGACACTGGCGAGGAATTAACTTCGAACGAGAAGAAATTATTGTTCAAAATGAAATTTCCCTTTGAAACGACGAGCTTTCCGATTTATGAAATTATTCTAATCACACAGTTTGTGCTTGAATACAGTATAGCTGTCATCACATCAATGTTAATAGCATTGTTCGCAGCACTA GTGCTACACGTTGGTAGTCAAATTGATATAATATGCGAAGAGATAATGGAGTTTTCTAACTACTACGCGGAAGAAAGACCACGCGCGATTAAAAACCTCATTACCAAACATCAAAGGATTATTTGTTTATCCGAAAATATTAAAGTCGTATTTACCTACGTGTCGTTAGTGCAATTTCTTGCAAATATTCTAGCCATGTGTTTTTTAGGATTTATTCTCCTATAC TATATAGGCACCGAAGAAGGACCCACGATAATCACGAGATGGTTTCCCTATTACGTAACTGTAAATTGCGAAGCATTCGTTCTTTGTTATACCGGTGAATATCTTTCTTCGAAG AGTCAGAATATTAGTAAAACTGTGTACAGTATGCTTTGGTACAAGTTAAACACTCGAGAGAGTCGAATTATATTGTTGTTGCTGCTACGAGCGCAAAAGAAGCTAACACTTACAGCTGGAAAGTTCGTTGAACTCTCCCTGGAAACGTTTACTAAT atgataaaagctTCTGCTTCGTATGCCTCGATACTACTGGCAGTATATTAG
- the Etf-qo gene encoding electron transfer flavoprotein-ubiquinone oxidoreductase isoform X2 produces MRWQLILRRAYSQEKFQKITTHYTVVPRETDPRWKDVNMERYVDECDILIVGGGPAGLSAAIQARKLAEMHGKELRVTVVEKAATIGGHILSGACLDPIALNELLPNWKELDAPLKTPVTEDKFAFLTEKGRISIPILKGMPMYNHGNYVVRLGHVVNWLGQQAEAAGVELYPGYAAAEILYHEDGSVKGIATNDVGIAKDGSPKDTFERGMELHAKCTIFAEGCHGHLTKQISKKLDLRKDCEPQTYGIGLKEIWEIDPKKHRPGTVEHTVGWPLSKNTYGGSFLYHLNEDTPLVAIGFVIGLDYSNPYIHPFKEFQRFKQHPSIRPVLEGGKRVAYGARALVEGGLQSIPKLQFPGGCLVGCTAGFLNVPKVKGTHNAMKSGMLAAESAVEAIIDSENNPSPTKGIEPKTYTDKIKNSWIYKELKAVRNIRPSFHTSLGLYGGLIYSGFSMVIGGREPWTLSHGGPDYKKLKLASECTPIEYPKPDNEVSFDLLSSVALTGTNHEGDQPPHLTLADDTVPVRKNLEAFAGPEGRFCPAGVYEFVPLESGEGERLQINAQNCIHCKTCDIKDPSQNINWVVPEGGGGPAYNGM; encoded by the exons ATG AGGTGGCAATTGATTTTGCGAAGAGCCTATTctcaagaaaaatttcaaaaaatcaCGACACACTACACGGTTGTACCAAGAGAAACGGATCCAAGATGGAAAG ATGTGAACATGGAAAGGTACGTGGACGAGTGCGATATACTAATTGTTGGTGGTGGTCCAGCTGGACTGTCTGCAGCTATTCAGGCACGTAAACTAGCAGAGATGCACGGAAAAGAACTTAGAGTTACAGTCGTTGAAAAGGCTGCCACTATCGGTGGTCATATTCTTAGTGGAGCTTGCTTGGATCCGATTGCTTTGAACGAACTACTACCAAACTGGAAAGAATTGGATGCACCCTTAAAGACTCCTGTCACCGAAGATAAATTCGCGTTTCTCACTGAAAAAGGCAGGATATCGATACCAATTTTGAAAGGAATGCCAATGTACAATCATGGAAACTACGTAGTCAG ATTGGGCCATGTCGTGAACTGGCTCGGACAACAAGCAGAAGCTGCAGGAGTGGAGTTGTATCCTGGATATGCTGCGGCAGAAATACTATATCATGAAGATGGATCTGTTAAAGGAATAGCCACGAATGATGTTGGCATTGCGAAAGACGGCTCTCCAAAGGATACCTTCGAACGAGGAATGGAACTGCACGCTAAATGTACAATTTTTGCCGAGGGTTGTCACGGTCATCTTACAAAACAAATTTCGAAGAAACTGGACCTCAGAAAAGACTGTGAGCCTCAGACTTATGGTATAGGATTAAAGGAG atctgggaaattgaTCCAAAGAAACACAGACCTGGTACTGTTGAACATACAGTAGGTTGGCCACTGTCGAAAAATACGTACGGCGGCTCCTTCTTATATCATCTTAACGAAGATACACCCCTTGTTGCCATAGGTTTTGTTATTGGGTTAGATTATTCTAATCCTTACATACATCcgtttaaagaatttcaaaGATTTAAACAACACCCAAGCATTAGACCAGTCCTTGAAGGAGGAAAAAG AGTAGCATATGGAGCAAGAGCTTTGGTAGAAGGTGGTTTACAATCTATCCCTAAACTTCAATTCCCTGGGGGTTGTCTCGTGGGTTGTACAGCAGGATTTTTAAATGTTCCTAAAGTTAAAGGAACGCATAACGCTATGAAAAGCGGTATGCTCGCAGCAGAAAGTGCCGTTGAGGCCATAATTGACTCGGAAAATAATCCATCGCCTACCAAAGGCATAGAACCAAAAACTTATaccgacaaaataaaaaacagttGGATTTATAAGGAATTGAAAGCTGTTAGAAACATAAGGCCCAGCTTCCATACGAGTCTCGGTCTTTACGGGGGTTTGATATATTCTGGATTTTCGATGGTAATCGGAGGTCGAGAGCCATGGACTTTATCTCACGGCG GCCCGGACTACAAAAAACTGAAACTGGCATCCGAGTGTACACCGATCGAATATCCTAAACCAGATAATGAAGTGTCTTTTGATTTGTTATCGTCAGTGGCTCTTACAGGTACAAATCACGAAGGCGATCAGCCACCCCACCTCACCTTGGCTGACGATACTGTCCCGGTAAGAAAAAATTTAGAGGCGTTCGCTGGTCCAGAAGGTCGATTTTGCCCTGCTG GTGTATATGAGTTTGTACCACTAGAGTCCGGGGAGGGGGAGAGACTGCAAATTAATGCACAAAATTGCATTCATTGTAAAACGTGTGATATTAAAGATCCGAGTCAAAATATCAACTGGGTTGTACCAGAAGGCGGTGGTGGTCCCGCGTATAATGGAATGTAA